The proteins below are encoded in one region of Halorhodospira halochloris:
- the tusB gene encoding sulfurtransferase complex subunit TusB → MLHTVNKSPLQTRDLDSCLAHLGDGRLLLIEDGVYAALAAAPSASQLADAAAAGRVYALGPDMEARGLAADHLAANIQVVDYQGVVQLVIDHGPHQAWV, encoded by the coding sequence ATGCTGCACACCGTAAACAAATCACCGCTACAGACACGCGATTTGGACTCGTGTCTGGCCCATCTCGGCGACGGCCGTCTGCTCTTAATTGAAGACGGCGTCTACGCCGCCCTTGCCGCCGCCCCGAGTGCTAGTCAGCTTGCCGATGCCGCTGCGGCGGGGCGGGTTTATGCCCTCGGGCCGGATATGGAGGCACGCGGCTTAGCTGCAGATCACTTAGCCGCAAATATCCAAGTGGTTGACTATCAGGGCGTCGTACAACTGGTTATCGATCACGGGCCCCACCAGGCGTGGGTCTGA
- the tusC gene encoding sulfurtransferase complex subunit TusC — protein sequence MFVNRKAPHGTIYALEALEVVLISAAFDQDVSLAFLDDGVLQLRQGQNANAIEMKNFAPTYRALEGYDIEKLYVERESLEERGMSSDDLVVPVEVVDRNRMSELMQGQDVIMSF from the coding sequence ATGTTCGTTAACCGCAAGGCACCCCATGGCACCATCTACGCCCTCGAGGCGCTGGAGGTGGTCCTGATCAGTGCCGCCTTCGATCAAGATGTCAGCCTAGCGTTTCTCGACGACGGAGTGCTGCAGCTACGCCAGGGGCAGAACGCCAACGCCATCGAGATGAAAAACTTCGCCCCGACCTACCGCGCCCTCGAGGGCTACGACATCGAGAAGCTCTATGTCGAGCGCGAATCTCTTGAAGAGCGCGGCATGAGCAGCGATGACCTGGTAGTGCCGGTAGAGGTGGTGGATCGCAACCGGATGAGCGAGTTGATGCAAGGGCAAGACGTGATCATGTCGTTCTAG
- the dsrK gene encoding sulfate reduction electron transfer complex DsrMKJOP subunit DsrK, producing MSQETFTAPQVPEDPQDLLTPPNQPGARADSRPHMASAEHQEALDFPGALPSNWQDIALEHFEKLLERSRSLRVYLDSCVRCGACTDKCHFYLGTGDPKNMPAARQDLLRDVYRRHFTPAGRNFPGLVRGRELTKEVLDEWFVYFHQCSQCRRCSVFCPYGIDTAELSMAARELLDAVGYGQKYTNEIIGKVHKIGNNLGLPGPALEDTLEGLEEDLKDDTGHDIRIPLDEEGADILLVTPSADFFAEPHVDGLMGYAKVFHQAGLSWTLSSYASEAANFGMFIGNYEQMRAIAARIRKAAVDLGVKRIVIGECGHAWRVAYSFWNTLVGIGQGAAEDDEYARALQDQLDPNYPIPQHICELTADLLESGALHLDPSANEHYGGVTFHDSCNVARASRMGARPGGQFEIPRRLLRASVPRFYEMAPGTTGDATFCCGGGGGLLTDELIELRVQGALPRVSALRESMETYGVDRMVAICAICKAQFTKVLPYYDIPRDTVMSLHEAVGNAVRLDRGEG from the coding sequence GTGAGCCAGGAGACCTTTACTGCACCTCAAGTCCCGGAGGACCCTCAGGATCTGCTCACCCCACCCAATCAGCCGGGGGCGCGCGCCGACAGCCGCCCCCACATGGCCAGTGCCGAACACCAGGAAGCTCTCGACTTCCCCGGCGCTCTCCCGAGCAATTGGCAGGATATTGCCCTTGAACACTTCGAGAAGCTGCTCGAGCGCAGCCGCTCGTTGCGCGTCTATTTAGACAGCTGTGTCCGCTGTGGGGCATGTACCGACAAGTGCCACTTCTACCTCGGCACCGGCGACCCGAAGAACATGCCGGCGGCCCGGCAAGATCTGCTGCGCGATGTCTACCGCCGCCACTTCACCCCCGCCGGACGCAACTTCCCGGGCTTAGTACGCGGCCGCGAACTGACCAAAGAGGTCCTCGACGAGTGGTTTGTCTACTTCCATCAGTGCTCTCAGTGTCGCCGTTGCTCGGTATTCTGCCCCTACGGCATAGACACCGCCGAACTGTCGATGGCCGCGCGTGAACTGCTCGACGCCGTCGGTTACGGCCAGAAATACACTAACGAGATCATCGGTAAGGTCCACAAGATCGGCAACAACCTCGGCCTCCCCGGTCCGGCCCTAGAGGATACCCTCGAGGGATTAGAGGAGGATCTTAAGGACGATACCGGGCACGATATCCGTATCCCCCTTGATGAAGAGGGGGCCGACATACTCTTAGTCACCCCGTCGGCCGACTTTTTCGCCGAGCCGCACGTCGACGGCCTGATGGGCTACGCCAAGGTCTTCCACCAGGCCGGGCTGTCCTGGACATTGAGCAGTTACGCCTCCGAGGCCGCCAACTTCGGCATGTTTATCGGCAATTACGAGCAGATGCGTGCGATCGCCGCGCGCATCCGCAAGGCGGCGGTGGATCTCGGCGTTAAGCGTATAGTTATCGGCGAGTGCGGCCACGCCTGGCGGGTTGCTTACAGCTTTTGGAATACCCTGGTGGGCATCGGACAGGGGGCGGCAGAGGACGATGAGTACGCCCGCGCCCTGCAGGATCAACTCGATCCCAACTACCCCATCCCGCAGCATATCTGTGAGCTAACCGCCGACCTGCTCGAGTCAGGAGCCCTGCACCTCGACCCGAGTGCTAACGAGCATTACGGCGGGGTGACCTTCCACGACTCCTGCAATGTCGCCCGCGCCTCGCGCATGGGCGCACGCCCTGGCGGTCAGTTCGAGATACCGCGACGACTGCTGCGCGCCAGTGTACCGCGTTTTTACGAGATGGCCCCAGGCACTACCGGCGATGCCACCTTCTGCTGCGGCGGCGGAGGCGGCCTGCTCACCGACGAGCTGATTGAGCTACGGGTCCAGGGCGCGCTACCGCGCGTGAGCGCATTACGCGAGAGCATGGAGACTTACGGCGTCGATCGCATGGTCGCGATCTGCGCTATTTGCAAGGCTCAGTTCACTAAGGTTTTGCCCTACTACGACATCCCCCGCGACACGGTCATGAGTCTGCACGAGGCGGTAGGCAACGCCGTTCGCCTAGATCGCGGAGAAGGCTAG
- a CDS encoding DoxX family protein, with amino-acid sequence MQVNAREILIGGYTPSSTLVDAGWVALRVVAGLFMAFGHGLDKVPPQEPFIGMVGDMGFPAPALFAWLAGLVEFFGGLLLAAGALTRVSAFSILVTMLAAGFIAHAGDPFADKELALLFAAVMLPFMAAGAGRWSGDSFLRERY; translated from the coding sequence ATGCAGGTAAATGCTCGCGAGATACTTATCGGGGGATACACACCGAGTTCTACCCTGGTTGACGCCGGTTGGGTGGCGCTACGTGTGGTTGCCGGATTGTTTATGGCTTTCGGTCATGGTCTCGATAAGGTGCCGCCGCAGGAGCCTTTCATCGGCATGGTCGGTGATATGGGCTTTCCGGCACCGGCCCTTTTTGCCTGGCTTGCTGGTCTAGTGGAGTTTTTCGGCGGCTTGCTGCTTGCAGCCGGGGCGTTGACCCGGGTGTCAGCTTTCTCCATCTTGGTAACGATGCTGGCTGCAGGGTTTATAGCGCATGCCGGGGATCCGTTTGCGGATAAGGAGCTGGCATTGCTCTTTGCTGCCGTAATGCTGCCATTTATGGCTGCTGGTGCTGGCCGCTGGAGCGGTGACAGCTTCCTGCGCGAGCGTTATTAA
- a CDS encoding NAD(P)-binding protein: protein MASNAEQMYTFRRYEEGAKGPRSWREQIFHAGRSHQCPTYVHRTPPCQSNCPAGEDIRGWLQIARGLQRPDPEQDWQALAFTRLSEANPFPAIMGRVCPAPCQQGCNRRVVDDHIAINAIEHTIGDYAREHGLSLGQPGPDSGQHVAIIGGGPAGLAAAYQLRKRGHRCTIFEAQAELGGMMRYGIPGYRVPRQVLDTEIERILALGVEVRCSTRVGSDISLEQLDNDYAAVIWALGTHEGRPLPVEGWDDTPNCLTGVEFLRAFNEGRLAAVSDRILVIGGGDTSVDVASVARRLGYSADLPDEDNPEHAVLGYTAHDAASIAARGGAEVTLTSLFPREQMTASEHEIEDALREGVDLRDGVMPIAIIHDDDGRAKALRFAQCQIDKGQPQPIDGTEFTIEADLIIAAIGQKGNLQGVEELDNGHGFIDAGKNYQVPGRPGHFVAGDIIRPHLLTTAVGQAASAVHSLDAYLRHGEPARLPKINVHHFNLLEELRHAEREPEPYDSASTRGTDTAAFAVHNYEDRGHAEVIRHDRLYLGYFKPGQRAVRERREIDEEQVIGDFNERLQPLPAEQAQGEAKRCMSCGLCFECDNCVAYCPQSAVKRFPKAQRSVGRYVFTDYSSCVGCHICRDVCPTGFIEMGLGE from the coding sequence ATGGCGAGCAACGCTGAGCAGATGTACACCTTCCGCCGCTATGAAGAGGGCGCTAAGGGGCCGCGGTCATGGCGCGAGCAGATCTTCCACGCCGGCAGGTCACACCAGTGCCCGACCTACGTCCACCGCACCCCGCCCTGCCAGAGCAATTGCCCGGCCGGAGAGGATATCCGCGGCTGGCTACAGATCGCCCGCGGCCTGCAGCGCCCCGATCCAGAGCAGGACTGGCAGGCCCTGGCCTTTACCCGGCTCAGTGAAGCCAATCCGTTTCCCGCTATCATGGGCCGGGTCTGTCCGGCACCTTGCCAGCAGGGCTGTAACCGCCGCGTAGTCGACGATCACATCGCCATCAACGCCATCGAGCACACCATCGGTGACTACGCCCGCGAGCACGGCCTCAGCCTCGGCCAACCGGGACCTGACAGCGGTCAGCATGTTGCTATCATCGGCGGCGGTCCAGCCGGACTGGCTGCGGCCTATCAACTACGCAAACGCGGCCACCGCTGCACGATATTCGAGGCCCAAGCCGAACTCGGCGGTATGATGCGCTACGGCATCCCCGGCTACCGAGTGCCGCGCCAAGTTCTCGATACCGAGATCGAACGTATTCTTGCCCTCGGCGTTGAAGTCCGCTGCAGCACCCGGGTCGGCTCTGATATCAGCCTTGAGCAGCTTGACAACGACTACGCTGCCGTAATCTGGGCCCTCGGCACCCACGAAGGCCGCCCGTTACCGGTTGAGGGGTGGGACGACACCCCTAACTGCCTCACCGGGGTCGAATTCCTGCGCGCCTTTAATGAGGGCCGGCTAGCCGCGGTTAGCGATCGCATCCTAGTGATCGGTGGCGGTGACACCTCGGTCGATGTCGCCTCGGTTGCCCGTCGTCTCGGTTACAGCGCCGATCTGCCCGATGAGGACAACCCCGAACACGCCGTGCTCGGCTATACCGCCCACGATGCCGCGAGCATAGCAGCGCGGGGAGGAGCCGAAGTGACCTTGACCTCGCTCTTTCCGCGGGAGCAAATGACCGCCTCCGAACACGAGATAGAGGACGCGCTGCGCGAAGGTGTCGATCTACGTGACGGTGTCATGCCCATCGCCATCATCCACGATGATGACGGCCGCGCTAAGGCGCTACGCTTTGCCCAGTGCCAGATCGATAAGGGGCAACCGCAGCCAATCGACGGCACCGAATTCACCATCGAGGCAGATCTGATTATCGCCGCCATCGGCCAAAAAGGTAATCTTCAGGGGGTTGAGGAGCTAGATAACGGCCACGGCTTTATCGACGCTGGTAAAAACTACCAGGTCCCCGGTCGCCCGGGCCACTTCGTCGCCGGCGATATCATTCGCCCCCACCTGCTGACTACCGCGGTCGGCCAAGCTGCCAGCGCGGTACATAGCCTCGACGCCTATCTCCGCCACGGCGAACCGGCGCGCCTACCCAAGATCAATGTCCATCACTTCAATCTGCTTGAGGAGTTACGCCACGCCGAGCGCGAACCAGAGCCGTACGACTCGGCATCGACCCGCGGCACGGATACAGCAGCTTTCGCCGTCCACAATTACGAGGATCGCGGCCACGCCGAGGTTATCCGCCACGATCGACTCTACCTCGGCTACTTTAAACCTGGACAGCGGGCGGTACGCGAGCGGCGCGAAATCGATGAAGAGCAGGTGATTGGCGATTTCAACGAGAGGCTGCAGCCCCTGCCTGCCGAACAGGCCCAAGGCGAGGCTAAACGCTGCATGAGCTGCGGGCTTTGCTTTGAGTGCGATAACTGCGTCGCCTACTGCCCACAAAGCGCGGTCAAGCGCTTCCCCAAAGCCCAGCGCAGCGTCGGCCGTTACGTCTTTACTGATTACAGCAGCTGTGTTGGCTGTCACATTTGCCGCGACGTCTGCCCTACCGGCTTTATCGAAATGGGGCTCGGTGAATAG
- the tusD gene encoding sulfurtransferase complex subunit TusD, with amino-acid sequence MQFAILVNEAPYQHQASDSAYHFAKAALEMGHSVPRVFFYMDGVHNANRLQEPQQDDRNIVRRWSQLAEEHDVDLVVCVAAALRRGIKDEILAPGFRISGLGQLVEVGIQADRLVTFGD; translated from the coding sequence ATGCAATTTGCAATCTTGGTAAACGAGGCACCCTATCAACACCAGGCCAGCGACAGCGCCTATCACTTCGCCAAGGCAGCGCTGGAGATGGGCCACTCCGTGCCGCGGGTGTTCTTCTATATGGACGGGGTCCACAACGCCAATCGCCTGCAGGAGCCGCAGCAGGATGACCGCAACATCGTCCGGCGCTGGTCGCAGTTGGCCGAGGAGCACGATGTCGATTTGGTTGTCTGTGTCGCCGCCGCCCTGCGCCGCGGCATCAAAGACGAGATCCTAGCCCCCGGCTTTCGCATCTCCGGACTCGGGCAACTCGTCGAGGTCGGCATCCAGGCCGACAGACTGGTCACCTTTGGCGACTGA
- the dsrB gene encoding dissimilatory-type sulfite reductase subunit beta codes for MAEAQTQPRRPIESGTPDPFPHMHPTLRRNFGLWKYHDRPRPGVLHHVSHTGEEVWTVRAGTQRQMDLATIRSLCDIADEYADGYIRFTIRSNAEISVADESKVEPLIKALQQAGFPVGGTGPSVTMISHTQGWLHCDIPATDASGVVKALMDELHEEFINERMPNRVHITTSCCQINCGGQGDIAINIQHTKPPKIQHDQVANICERPSVVARCPVAAIRPAVVNGKPSLEVDESKCVACGACFPPCPPMQINDPEHSKLAIWVGGNHSNARGVPSFHKMVVAGLPNNPPRWPEVAEQVKKILYTYRDNARDYERVGEWIERIGWVRFFEMTGLPFTKHHIENWHGSRAKLNTSAHLRF; via the coding sequence ATGGCCGAAGCACAAACTCAGCCCCGGCGCCCGATTGAGAGCGGCACCCCGGACCCGTTCCCGCATATGCACCCGACTCTGCGGCGCAACTTCGGGCTGTGGAAGTACCACGACCGGCCCCGCCCGGGGGTACTCCACCACGTCTCCCACACCGGCGAAGAGGTCTGGACGGTGCGCGCCGGGACCCAGCGGCAGATGGATCTAGCCACCATACGCAGCCTCTGCGATATAGCCGACGAGTACGCCGACGGCTATATCCGCTTTACCATCCGCTCCAACGCCGAGATCAGTGTCGCCGACGAGTCCAAAGTCGAACCCTTGATTAAAGCGCTGCAGCAAGCCGGCTTCCCCGTTGGCGGCACCGGCCCATCGGTGACCATGATCTCCCACACCCAGGGCTGGCTGCACTGCGACATCCCGGCAACCGACGCCTCAGGGGTGGTCAAGGCGCTGATGGATGAGCTGCACGAAGAGTTCATCAACGAGCGCATGCCCAACCGCGTGCACATTACGACCTCCTGCTGTCAGATAAACTGCGGCGGCCAAGGCGATATCGCCATCAACATCCAACACACCAAGCCACCGAAGATCCAGCACGATCAAGTCGCTAACATCTGTGAGCGGCCATCAGTAGTCGCCCGCTGCCCGGTTGCCGCGATTCGCCCGGCGGTGGTCAACGGCAAACCCTCGCTGGAGGTTGATGAGAGTAAGTGCGTAGCCTGCGGCGCCTGCTTCCCGCCCTGCCCGCCGATGCAGATTAACGATCCTGAGCACTCCAAGCTCGCCATCTGGGTTGGCGGCAACCACTCCAACGCCCGCGGCGTACCAAGCTTCCATAAGATGGTGGTGGCCGGTCTGCCGAACAATCCACCACGCTGGCCCGAAGTCGCCGAGCAGGTTAAGAAGATCCTCTACACCTACCGCGATAACGCCCGCGATTATGAACGGGTCGGCGAGTGGATCGAGCGCATCGGCTGGGTGCGCTTTTTCGAGATGACCGGACTGCCCTTTACCAAGCACCATATTGAGAATTGGCACGGCTCGCGGGCTAAACTGAACACCTCCGCCCACCTGCGCTTCTAA
- a CDS encoding Hdr-like menaquinol oxidoreductase cytochrome c subunit has translation MAGVHRLLWAAVAVGGLFVVAGAAALLGDRDTTAPQPEFSAAGECITATEQMRREHPHLLAERMHQSVREGKRDAEQSMHGCVDCHATPPEEQEAGADPMQFCSSCHDYTGVQIGCFNCHADGSNPDNYGSSPDN, from the coding sequence ATGGCAGGCGTGCATAGACTGCTCTGGGCGGCGGTTGCGGTAGGCGGACTGTTCGTCGTCGCCGGCGCGGCTGCTCTTCTCGGCGATCGCGACACCACCGCCCCGCAGCCAGAGTTTAGCGCTGCCGGCGAGTGTATAACCGCAACCGAGCAAATGCGCCGCGAACATCCGCATCTGCTTGCCGAGCGTATGCACCAATCGGTGCGTGAGGGCAAACGCGATGCAGAGCAAAGCATGCACGGCTGTGTCGACTGCCATGCGACACCTCCGGAGGAGCAGGAGGCTGGCGCCGACCCGATGCAGTTTTGCAGCAGCTGCCATGACTATACCGGAGTGCAGATCGGCTGTTTCAACTGCCACGCTGACGGCAGCAATCCAGACAATTACGGCAGCAGCCCAGACAACTGA
- the dsrO gene encoding sulfate reduction electron transfer complex DsrMKJOP subunit DsrO: MSREPSNCPSRRRFLLQALGAGGAVAGMTIAPGVVLISTAAETNEPTAKPGAGADAAKRWGLLIDTRRCAEDCSACISACRQENGWEEPRDPDKDPQWIRKMKLTDQREEPISLPLMCQHCKHPPCASVCPTQATFKRADGIVLVDKHRCIGCRYCMIACPFQARFMPQRPLGTASPNHPRAKGAAEGCTLCVQRIDRGEQPACVERCAEQGNKALLFGDLNDPQSSISQALRQSGGSTIRAELRLEPAVHYQGIV, encoded by the coding sequence ATGAGCAGGGAACCAAGCAACTGCCCTAGCCGCCGTCGCTTTCTGCTCCAAGCCTTAGGGGCGGGCGGCGCGGTTGCCGGCATGACTATCGCCCCTGGGGTTGTACTAATCAGTACCGCTGCCGAGACGAACGAGCCGACCGCCAAGCCTGGCGCGGGTGCCGACGCTGCTAAACGCTGGGGGCTGCTTATCGATACCCGGCGCTGCGCTGAAGATTGCTCGGCCTGTATCAGCGCCTGTCGGCAAGAGAATGGCTGGGAGGAGCCGCGCGATCCCGATAAGGACCCGCAGTGGATTCGCAAGATGAAACTCACCGATCAGCGCGAGGAGCCGATATCACTTCCGCTGATGTGTCAGCACTGCAAACACCCGCCGTGCGCCTCGGTCTGCCCGACCCAAGCCACCTTCAAGCGCGCCGACGGGATCGTGCTAGTCGACAAACACCGCTGCATCGGCTGTCGCTACTGCATGATTGCCTGCCCCTTTCAGGCGCGCTTCATGCCCCAACGCCCGCTCGGCACCGCCTCACCCAACCATCCGCGCGCAAAGGGAGCGGCTGAGGGCTGTACCTTATGCGTGCAGCGGATTGATCGCGGCGAGCAGCCGGCCTGCGTCGAGCGCTGCGCCGAGCAAGGTAATAAGGCTCTGCTCTTCGGTGATCTGAACGACCCCCAAAGCTCTATCAGCCAGGCCCTTAGACAGTCCGGCGGCAGCACCATTCGCGCTGAACTTCGCCTAGAGCCGGCAGTGCACTATCAAGGCATCGTCTGA
- a CDS encoding type I-MYXAN CRISPR-associated protein Cas6/Cmx6 → MFWEDDDQPQSDQRQAAAVDLSFALHGRCLPSAYASVLATALEPHVSGYVTIEQLGVRVTHIPDSGHGWWRDKQQPVLLSRRTRLLLRAERSLAKHLEQLSGAQLELGEMRLRLGAVRAHELEKAETLYAHRVIDPVCSVGDSDDSDEQEKDFMFAMRDQLYELGVRPRRMLCGRREWLSTPEGWVVTRSLLVDGMAQEAGLRLQECGLGQGRQWGCGLFVPHKGPANTSQ, encoded by the coding sequence ATGTTCTGGGAAGATGATGATCAGCCTCAATCAGATCAAAGGCAGGCGGCGGCGGTTGATCTAAGTTTTGCTCTGCACGGTAGATGCCTGCCGTCAGCGTATGCTTCCGTTTTGGCCACAGCTCTGGAACCGCATGTCAGCGGGTATGTGACTATTGAGCAGCTTGGGGTGAGGGTCACTCACATCCCCGACTCGGGGCATGGTTGGTGGCGCGATAAGCAGCAGCCGGTGCTGCTCTCGCGGCGAACGCGGTTGTTGCTGCGAGCGGAGCGCTCTTTGGCGAAGCATTTGGAGCAGCTGAGTGGGGCGCAATTGGAGCTTGGTGAGATGCGCCTGCGCTTGGGCGCGGTGCGCGCGCATGAGCTGGAGAAGGCTGAGACGCTCTATGCCCATCGGGTGATAGATCCGGTCTGTTCGGTGGGTGATAGCGATGACAGTGATGAGCAGGAGAAGGATTTTATGTTCGCTATGCGCGATCAGTTGTACGAACTCGGGGTGCGGCCACGGCGGATGTTGTGTGGTCGCCGGGAGTGGTTAAGTACCCCGGAGGGGTGGGTGGTGACGCGCAGTTTGCTGGTTGACGGTATGGCTCAGGAGGCGGGGTTGCGGCTGCAGGAATGTGGGTTAGGGCAGGGGCGGCAGTGGGGTTGTGGTCTTTTTGTGCCGCACAAGGGGCCTGCTAATACCTCTCAATAG
- a CDS encoding TusE/DsrC/DsvC family sulfur relay protein: MAIEVNGTTIPTDEEGYIEDLSLWSPEVAEVMAQEDGQELTEQHWEVINFLREYYDEYQIAPAVRVLTKQIGKRMGPEKGNSKYLYELFPYGPAKQACRYAGLPKPTGCV, from the coding sequence ATGGCAATCGAAGTAAACGGCACCACAATCCCCACCGATGAAGAGGGCTACATTGAGGATCTCAGCCTATGGAGCCCCGAAGTAGCTGAAGTAATGGCCCAAGAGGACGGTCAAGAGCTAACCGAACAGCACTGGGAAGTCATCAACTTCCTGCGCGAATACTACGACGAGTACCAGATCGCCCCCGCGGTGCGGGTACTAACCAAGCAGATCGGTAAGCGCATGGGCCCGGAGAAGGGGAACAGCAAGTATCTTTATGAGTTATTCCCTTACGGCCCAGCCAAGCAGGCGTGCCGCTATGCCGGCCTGCCTAAGCCGACCGGCTGCGTCTAA
- the dsrA gene encoding dissimilatory-type sulfite reductase subunit alpha gives MANKTYDTPKLDELESGPWPSFVTGLKRLAADKPMIAGVLGQLEQSYTDRKGYWKGGTVGVYGYGGGIIPRFTELKDADGEPQFPEAQEFHTMRFIPPAGMHYSTQTLRDICDMWEKHGSGLIALHGQTGDIMLQGTTADQVQECFDEFNEYGFDLGGAGPAVRTGMSCVGAARCEHSCCNEQKIHRMLINNFLDDMHRPSLPYKFKFKVSGCANDCMNAIERSDFAVIGTWRDAIEVDQSEVQAFVARKGRQYTIDNVITRCPSGALSLTDDDQLEIDNSSCVRCMHCINVMTKALSPGQERGVAILVGGKRTLRIGDLFGSVVVPFLPLRNHEDYERLLEIAQEVVDFFAENALEHERVGEMIERIGLPNFLEAVGLEVDPNMIREPRSISYVRMDDWDEQAEKWHQRQQESAAS, from the coding sequence ATGGCAAACAAGACCTATGACACCCCCAAGCTCGACGAACTCGAAAGCGGCCCCTGGCCCAGCTTCGTCACCGGGCTCAAACGGCTCGCCGCAGACAAACCGATGATCGCCGGCGTACTCGGCCAGCTCGAACAGTCCTACACCGACCGCAAAGGCTACTGGAAAGGCGGCACCGTCGGCGTCTACGGCTACGGCGGCGGCATCATCCCCCGCTTCACCGAACTAAAAGATGCCGACGGCGAGCCCCAATTCCCCGAAGCGCAAGAATTCCACACCATGCGCTTCATCCCCCCGGCCGGCATGCACTACTCAACCCAAACTCTGCGTGACATCTGCGACATGTGGGAGAAGCACGGCTCCGGGCTAATCGCCCTCCACGGCCAAACCGGCGACATCATGCTCCAAGGCACCACAGCAGATCAGGTCCAAGAGTGCTTCGATGAGTTCAACGAGTACGGCTTCGACCTCGGCGGCGCCGGCCCCGCCGTGCGCACCGGCATGTCATGCGTAGGCGCCGCCCGCTGCGAACACTCCTGCTGCAACGAGCAGAAGATCCACCGCATGCTCATCAACAACTTCCTTGATGACATGCACCGCCCGAGCCTGCCGTACAAATTTAAATTCAAGGTCTCCGGCTGCGCCAACGACTGCATGAACGCCATCGAGCGCTCCGACTTTGCCGTCATCGGCACCTGGCGCGATGCAATCGAAGTCGACCAAAGTGAAGTTCAAGCGTTCGTCGCCCGCAAAGGCCGGCAGTACACCATCGACAACGTCATCACCCGCTGCCCCTCCGGCGCGCTCAGCTTGACCGATGACGATCAGCTCGAGATCGACAACTCCAGCTGCGTGCGCTGCATGCACTGCATCAACGTCATGACCAAAGCGCTCTCACCCGGACAGGAGCGCGGCGTCGCCATCCTCGTCGGCGGCAAACGGACCCTGCGCATCGGCGACCTATTCGGCAGCGTAGTCGTCCCCTTCCTGCCCCTGCGCAACCACGAAGACTACGAAAGGCTCCTCGAGATAGCCCAAGAAGTGGTCGACTTCTTCGCCGAGAACGCCCTCGAACACGAGCGGGTCGGCGAGATGATCGAGCGCATCGGACTGCCCAACTTCCTTGAGGCAGTAGGCCTAGAGGTCGATCCGAACATGATTCGCGAGCCGCGCTCCATCTCCTACGTGCGCATGGACGATTGGGATGAACAGGCCGAGAAATGGCACCAACGCCAACAAGAAAGCGCGGCCTCTTAA
- a CDS encoding STAS domain-containing protein, producing the protein MPKHGFRMTSLADNSALFEPGNGVNVSAPESLIDEVLAELQRLGAKKIYFDLAEVEIIDSAYLSFLNRLARACKCVGVEMVCIHMQPITACALAKIDSARVEFSTQHNIGFDNQY; encoded by the coding sequence ATGCCTAAACACGGCTTTAGAATGACCTCCCTGGCCGATAACAGCGCCCTTTTCGAGCCTGGGAATGGGGTAAATGTCTCGGCACCTGAGTCGCTTATTGATGAGGTGTTGGCAGAGTTGCAGAGGCTCGGCGCGAAGAAAATCTATTTTGATTTAGCTGAGGTGGAGATCATCGATTCAGCCTATCTGAGCTTTTTGAATAGGCTAGCGCGCGCCTGTAAGTGTGTCGGCGTGGAGATGGTGTGCATCCACATGCAACCTATAACTGCTTGTGCTTTAGCCAAGATCGATAGTGCGCGGGTAGAATTCTCCACACAACACAATATTGGTTTCGATAATCAATACTAA